The Candidatus Neomarinimicrobiota bacterium genome window below encodes:
- a CDS encoding TetR/AcrR family transcriptional regulator produces MKGKREPIIQAAIKVFAHEGLSKGRIDDIAKEAGVGKGTVYEYFRSKEELFDAIVEGVIQQVNAMFDTVLQTKDSPRAKLERCLHELIDMTLIPDFDDAIILMTEIWAQGARGQWHGGGFELVAMYSQLHSKVKAILKEGIEAGEFRSMNLDGVASLLLAFGDGLMWQYILFPEKDRFEKLKEEAIRSFMKGIVP; encoded by the coding sequence ATGAAGGGTAAACGCGAACCGATCATCCAGGCCGCTATCAAAGTCTTCGCCCACGAAGGATTAAGTAAAGGACGTATTGACGATATCGCCAAGGAAGCAGGTGTTGGCAAGGGAACGGTCTACGAGTATTTTCGGAGCAAGGAAGAACTATTTGACGCCATCGTGGAAGGTGTGATCCAGCAGGTGAACGCGATGTTCGACACGGTCCTGCAAACAAAAGACTCACCGCGGGCCAAGCTGGAGCGCTGTCTGCACGAGTTGATCGACATGACTTTGATCCCCGATTTTGACGATGCGATTATCCTGATGACGGAGATCTGGGCTCAGGGTGCCCGTGGTCAGTGGCATGGTGGGGGATTCGAGCTGGTAGCGATGTACAGCCAGCTGCACTCGAAGGTCAAGGCCATTCTTAAAGAGGGGATAGAGGCCGGCGAGTTCAGGTCGATGAACCTAGACGGCGTGGCCTCGCTACTGCTGGCCTTCGGGGATGGACTGATGTGGCAGTACATCCTGTTTCCAGAGAAGGATCGGTTCGAAAAATTGAAGGAAGAAGCCATCCGATCATTCATGAAGGGAATTGTACCATGA